In Apium graveolens cultivar Ventura chromosome 10, ASM990537v1, whole genome shotgun sequence, the following are encoded in one genomic region:
- the LOC141692871 gene encoding homeobox-leucine zipper protein ATHB-12-like has protein sequence MEEEDFSSSFSIQRKKNNKNTKRFTDEQIRSLESIFKLDTKLEPKKKIQLARELELQPRQVAIWFQNRRARWKSKQLEQQYRALKTNYDNLSSQFEFLKEEKESLLTQLQKLNEMMKEIHSTNEASKGLEERSTNQGLDDENNNSEIKADSKNLTDTLDNCSIMHSDADERENTGGLLDQYEGAELLSFCQQLDSSLPPTERWCNFGSGDISDQACGNSYWWDF, from the exons ATGGAAGAGGAAGATTTTTCTTCGTCCTTTTCAATTCAGAGGAAGAAGAATAACAAAAACACCAAGAGATTTACCGATGAGCAGATAAGATCATTGGAGTCCATTTTCAAGCTGGATACAAAGCTCGAACCCAAAAAGAAGATTCAGCTGGCGAGAGAACTTGAGCTGCAACCTCGCCAAGTTGCAATATGGTTTCAGAACAGAAGAGCAAGATGGAAATCAAAGCAACTGGAACAACAATACCGAGCACTCAAAACCAATTATGATAACTTAAGTTCACAATTCGAATtcttgaaggaagaaaaagaatccTTGCTTACACAG TTACAGAAGCTAAATGAGATGATGAAAGAAATTCATTCTACAAATGAAGCAAGCAAGGGTTTAGAAGAAAGAAGCACAAACCAAGGATTGGATGATGAAAATAACAATAGTGAGATAAAAGCAGACTCCAAAAACTTAACCGATACACTAGACAACTGTTCTATTATGCATTCAGATGCAGATGAGAGAGAAAACACAGGGGGCCTTCTTGATCAATATGAAGGAGCAGAGCTTCTGAGCTTCTGTCAACAACTAGATAGCTCCTTGCCACCAACCGAAAGATGGTGCAACTTTGGCTCTGGTGACATTTCTGATCAGGCATGTGGCAATTCATATTGGTGGGACTTCTGA